The Aphis gossypii isolate Hap1 chromosome 3, ASM2018417v2, whole genome shotgun sequence genome includes a region encoding these proteins:
- the LOC114132061 gene encoding uncharacterized protein LOC114132061: MNSFGFITLVTLSVVLSCSAYYYKNYSPITLCMKSDYSWCTNVTYPTSCVNMNTVVMNGTGNGTSYPTAFKTIESVIVMDVDSSEDKCIILYDTYNCQGQSLVLNGSKHLSAKLDDFGFSNRAESYRQCTDRVLTYLRDNRN; encoded by the coding sequence ATGAACTCTTTCGGATTCATCACGTTGGTGACATTGTCGGTGGTGCTGTCGTGCTCGGCCTACTATTACAAGAACTATTCACCAATAACGCTGTGCATGAAGAGCGACTACTCGTGGTGCACCAACGTGACGTACCCCACTAGTTGCGTGAACATGAATACCGTGGTAATGAATGGCACCGGAAACGGCACCAGTTACCCGACCGCATTCAAGACCATCGAGTCAGTGATAGTGATGGACGTCGACAGCTCTGAGGACAAGTGCATTATACTGTATGACACGTACAACTGCCAAGGACAAAGTCTAGTGCTTAACGGTTCCAAGCACCTATCGGCAAAACTCGATGATTTCGGATTCTCCAATCGGGCCGAGTCCTACAGACAGTGCACCGACCGAGTGCTCACCTATCTCCGGGACAACAGAAACTAG